The genome window GATCCCCCGAGGACCGTTCCCGCGAGTGTCGCGCGGTTGATGAGCCTGGATTCCTTCCCTGCCCGGTACCCGACTCCCCCGGGAGTGACCGCGAATTCCGTTGTGAGACCTCCCTTGGAGATGAACTGGACTGCCGCCGCGATGGCAAGACTCAGGATGACGAAGAAAACGAAGAGCCCCGCGATGTACGGGGCGGCAGCGATTCCTGCATTCACGTCCACGAGGGTAACGAGGATGATGACGAGCAGGAAGGCGATGCCGAGCGCCATGACGAGCTGGGTGACAACCGGCCGGCTGGAGATGACCGGGGCTTTCCGCGTCCAGAGCAGGACCTCTCCCCCCTCATCCCTGCCTTTATTCCCCTTGTTCCCGCACGCGGGGCAGGTCTCCCCATTTCGCAATTCTTTTCCGCACGTCTCGCAGAACGGCATGGACTGACCTCATTCAGAAGTATATCCGGCCATTGTATAAAAAGGAGATTTCCTCCCGGAGAAGTTAGAAGAATTCCATGATATATTCCCTTGGGATCTCCACTCTCACCTGAGTGGACACCGAGCTCGTTCCCACCGCTGCAGTGACCGTGAGAAGGACAGGGCTCTTTCCGACGGGGGATGAGATACTAATCCCCGATTCGACTGAGCCTGCGCCAGTAGAAGGCGATACCGAGAGCCCCTCACTGCCGGGAGGAACGGTAATTGTGATCGTGGTCTCGGGTGCCGGCACCGGCGGGCTCTCTCCCACGATCTTCCATGTTGTGACCCTCAATAGGGCAGGAGAGTCCGGCGTCACGGTCACGTGGTCCGCACTTACCTGGAGGATGTACCGGACATTTTCCTCCTCCTCCTTTTTCTGCTCCCTCTTCCTGGAGGATGCCGCTCGCTTTGCCTTCTGTCTGCCAACCACCTGTGCCCCGATCCCGATACCCGCCCCGATGACCACAAGTGCCCCTATGACCACGATCCAGGAAATACCCCCGTCACCACGGGGAGATGATTCGATCACATTGCAGTCGCACTGGCTGAATGGCCCTTTGCACTCAGTCTTCTGGCAGATGCCATTGATGCAGTCAGCTCCCCCCGAACAGGACATCCCGTTTTCCGGACAGCAAGGTACAGGTACTGGCCCTTCAATGGTCGTGTCAATACTCGACGAAACTGGGCACGTTGCGAGAGAGATTCCAAGCAAGAAAATGAGAATCACATGGAAATTTGGAAATGACAACCTAATGTGCTCCATACGCAAATTGGTGCATTCTCCTCATAATAAAGTTCTTGGTGAAGGATTGCCCGTTCTCGCATGGGGAGAGTACTCCTAAATTTTCCCAAGGAAAATTTCACTCCTTCCTGTTACTCCCTCCTGCATTCCCTGGCAATCTTTCTGAAATACATTTTTCATCCCCGAGTACGAGTGATACCCAACAGGGTGCGTCTCGGCACATACTCTCGGATGGCCGACATTCACGCATCGTGCAAGGTGCTCCATGGTAACAGTTCTCACCTTCCCTTACGACCCCGATTCCGGCAGGCTTGACCCTGTGACCGTCCGATCCCGTATCAGGGTCGCGGGGGGCGACGCCGTGCTCCTGAAAGACACAATCGACGTTGCCGTTGAACCGGGGTCCGGGTGGGAGGGTCTCGTGACGACTGCCGGCCACCAGCTGATTGACGGGAGACGGGCTGCCCGTTTCGAGGCTGCAATCAAGGAGGGGATGTCACTTGCCCAGTATGCGGCCCTGGTCATCCCCCGGGTCCCGGTCCGGCTGAAGGTCACCCTCATCCCGGATATGCAGGCGCCCGCCCCGGGAGTCCCCCTCTCCGTCCCGGTACCCATTCCCCCCCAGACAAGGGTCATCCCGATTTCCATACCCCCCATCGTCCCGGGAAAAATCGAGCTGGAAACAGTCTCCCTTCCCGACGACCCATCCGGAAATCCGCGGGGAGGGATCCGGGCGTGGGTCAGGTTCCCGTCATTTGTCCGACCAACCGCTGATGAACTCCGAGCAGTACAACAATCGCTTTCCTTTACCGAGACAGGAGGGCAGTCGGCAATCATCCCGGGTCCCGTCTTTAGAGATATCGATGGCAGTGTCACCCGGGAATATACCGCGCTTGCATCTCGCGAGACAATGGAGGGGGCACGGATCACCGTTGAGGTTACAGCAACGATCTGCGGGATCCTCCTCCGGTCATCCGCGAAACTCTCCTTTGCACCCCGGAGGGTCTTTCAGCCATACATTGTACCTGCCACTCTTGCAGTTGCGCCGGCACATCCATCCTCCTTTACGGCCCTCCTCAGGGAGATACTCCCCGACGGACAGGAGGCCGAGGTCCCCGATGCATCAATAGCGGTCACCGTCCCTGACTCTGCCACTGAAATCCTCTCCATCCAGCCATTGTCGGCAGTCGGGCAGTTAACTGCGACCGTGACCCAGGAAAAAGCAGGGCCTCCTGACCCTGTCCGGTGCCCCGTGGTATTCCAGGTCGGAAACGATCGGTTCGAGGATGCCATCACAATTACGCCAGGCCGGAGGGAGGGGCTCCTCGAGGTGGAGTTCTCTCCCCCGGAGAAAAACAGCATCAACCCCTACCTCGCCTCCGATTCGGTCATTCTCCGGGCACGCGTCAGGGATGTTCCGGCGACGATCTCCTTTGCAAAGGGTGCGATGTCCCGCTGGCTCGATGACCCAAGCGCACCAGTTGCCCATGCCGAGGGATGGATCGCAGTCCGGGTCAGTGCAACACCGCCCGAACCGGGCTTTTCCACCCCACCTCCTGAATCGGAACCGGTGATTGTCACGGCTTTCGTGGATGGGAGGGTCATTGCTGAAGAGGAGGTCGCCATCCGGTTCGTGATGCCGCCGGTACTGGACGCATCACCCGGCGAGATCCGCCTGCCGGCAGGGAGGGAAGGAGAGGAAAGGACAGTCGTTCTTACCCTCAAGGGGAGTGCCCCCGGGACATGGCGGTTCGAACTGGAAGAGGAGGAGAGTGCATTGCCGTATCTCTCGGTCAGTGACCCGGTGGTGAGGGGACCGACGGCGACGTTTACTGTGAAGCTTACGGGCGTAGTCCCCCCTCCTGCGAGGGAGACCGGTCCCTTGCGATGGCAGACCCTGATCATCCTCCGCTCGCGGGCCACTAACGGGACAAACGAGATCGAGGGGCCCAATGTCAGAGTCCTCATTCTCAGGGAGGGCCTCTTTGTCGAGAAGATCTATGCGGTGGATGAGAGGAACCAGTACAAGACCAGCGAGCAGATGACAGTTCTCCCGCTCCGGGTCGACCTCCCCTACGAAGACAGACGACGAGTCGCCCGTGTCAAGCTCGTCGCGATGGTCTGGGACGGGACCGACCTCGTACGGGACGTGGGAGCAATCCGGGGCAATAGTCTCACCTGGGATACCCCCGTCTGTACGGCGGAGGACTGCCGGAAGTGGGAGACCATTTTTTCCGGAATGAAGGCCACTATTGTGGCGACCGATCAGGACGAAGTTGCCCTCGGGCCCCATAGTGATCTTGCAGGGACCTGGGGCATCTCGCTTGACAGGGTCATCCCGGGACATGGGGAGAAACTTCCGGGAGTGATCACAGCGACCTGCGATGCAGGGAGCGTTACCATCCCCCTCGTTCTCCGGCTCGGCGAACCGCCGGACGAAAAGACCCGTGCCATCGAGAAGGAGCGGGAGCGGTGTATCCGCATCATTGAGAACTGTATTCCAAAACCCTATCGCAAAGTCCTCCTCGAGGATCTCGAGCGCCTCCCCTGCAAGGGTGCCCGTGACTACCAGGTCTATGCCCGGCAGGTCTATGAAACAGCCTGGAAAATCTGGGCAGAAGACCAGAAGGACTACCAGTACTGGGAGAATGGCTGGGGATATTACCTCTTTGCGGGTGCGGAATACGCAAAGATGGCAGGTGACCTTGCCTTTAACCTCCTCGTTGGGTACGCAACCAGTTCACTCGGGCCCGCTTACGCATACGGGGCTTCCACTATGGCCTCGGAGTTCAAGGAACAGGGGCTCGAGTTCTACGCGTACTACGTTGCACACGCAGATGAGAAGGATTTCCGGACCTGCATCATCGACTTCGTGAACGAGCGGTTCGAAAAGTTCCTCATCACACTCTCTACCGCGGCTGTCGATACTGTGATCCTGCAGGGGATCGATATCAGGAACCCCAAAACCTACACGCGGCTTGCCTGGCTGTGGCTCTGGAAGATCGAGACCAACTATGCACGAAATCCAGAAGCTGGTCTCCTAGAAGCCATGATCGCTGCCGGGAAGGAAGTGGCGATGGTATCCGGGACTTTGCTCCTCCATCAGTTTGTCAATACGCACGGGACCGCAAAATTGCGGGAGCTGCATACTTCCGTGAGAGAGAAAGGATGGCTCGGACAAGGACATGCCGGAAGGGACAAGGGTGAGGAGCCAAAGAAGAAACTAGAAAAAGAGGCTAAGCCGAAAAAAGAACAGACCAAACAGGAAGAAGAGGCTAAGCCGAAAAAAGAACAGACCAAACAGGAAGAAGAGGCTAAGCCGAAAAAAGAACAGACCAAACAGGAAGAAGAGGCTAAGCCGAAAAAAGAACAGACCAAACAGGAAGAGAGTGAGATACCCGGAGAAGAACCCAGTGCGGAGAAAGTGAGCTTTAAACCTCCAACGGGAGTGGGAAGCGAAGGGACCATCCAGCCCAAAAAGCGCCCTCAATCCACGTCCGAAGAGCATCCTCAGCCCCCACCCAAAAGGCCGCAGTTACCAAAGATGGTGAGAGAAGTGAATCAGTGGCTCAAGACTCATCCCGAGAGCCGACAGGATGTTTATATCTGCATGACTCCCGAGAGACAGGCACATATAAGCGTGGATGGTGCGCTTGTTCCCTCAAAAAAGGAGGGGCCGGCGGGAGGAGTGGAGGATAATATCTATGGGTCACCCCCCGGATTTGGCCCAATTGGGGGATATGGAGGACCGAAAGCGGTTGTGGTCCGGGTTCCAACCGATAAGATAGTGAAAGTGAGATACAGCGAATTGACCCAGAAGTACACCGACCATAACGGCCAGCCGCTCGATATGTCAAAACTCGAGGGGAAAGTCATCGCAATTTCCGCACCCCAGGGGACAGGTGTCATCCTCCTCCAGGTCCATAACGGGGTGCCTCAACCACGAATCTCCACAGATAACCTCCTCCGTTTCATCGATGGTCATTGGTACGATTTCAATGGGAGGCTTGTGGAATGACTTCTGAGAAAGAACGATGAGACAATTTGGATGGGAGTTTGGCATATATGGGTACGGAAAATGAATTATGTCCCCGGTGCGGCAGTCCCCGTTCGCCCAATGCACGGTTCTGCGGGTCGTGCGGATTCCGTTTCGGGGGACAGGATACAGGCGAAATTATAGGTAGTGCACAGGAGACTGTTCGGTCGGCTGAGTCTGTCGTAAGAGTAGCTGAATCGGTCGTCAGGACTGCGGGTGAGGTGCGCGACCTGACAATTACACCCCCGGCAGAATGGAAGGTTGTCATCGGCGATCGGCTCCCGGAAGCACTGGCTGCAAAGGCAGCAGCATCGGTAGAATCGAGGCTTACCGGTGTGGTGGTCGAGAAGGCAACTTCCGCCCTGGATAAAGCAATATCCGGTACGGGAACGGACGGTTCTTTCCCACCGGCGGGAACGCAACAAGTTCCGGGAGGAGGGGCGCTCGTTCACGATGTACAATGTCCCTCGTGCGGGGCAGCACTGAGACAGGGGGCAAAGTTTTGTAGGTCATGCGGGGCAGCAGTATCCAATGAAAGGATTCACCAGATGCCGGCACGGTGTCATGCCTGTGGTGCACCTGTACGTCCGGGCGCAAGATTCTGCGGGTCATGCGGGACAAAGATTGGATCGCCCTGATGGGGCGTGTCCATTGCAATAGGATGGTTTCCCTCCTGCCCTGCTGCTGATCCACCTTACTTCCAGCCGTCTCTCCGCATCACCCGTCTTGAGGAACGCGGTGACAGAACAATATTATTTCCCGGGGAGATCAACAACCCGAACCGCGATCAGAACGTGCCATAGTGTGTGGTGCATGCCATATAGTGATACGGGGAGACCCCGCCTCACGGATTGTCAGAGGAGACTCATCATAACCTCATGGGCTCTCCGATAGGAGGCATTCGCCTCTTCTGTCCTATTCTCAATGGTAAGGAGGGTGCCTCTCAGGATCAGAGCATGGCAGAGGTCGATGGCCTGTTCCCTGTCCCTGGGGGAGATGGCGATGGCATGGTCGAGGCTCTCGAGGGCTCCCGTCCGGTTCCCGGTCGCGTTCCGGGAAATGGCCTGGTAATAGTATGTCCTGATGTCCCCCGGCTCAATTGCGAGTGCCCTTGCAAAAGATGTTTCTGATTCTTCTGCATTCCCCATCGCGGCAAGAGACAACCCGCGATTTGTCCATGCCCTATGATTCTGAGGATCGATTGCAATTGCCTTGTCGAAAGCAGCAACCGCCTCCTTGTAATTCCCCATCACGTGGTATGCTTCTCCCTGCTGGTTCCATTCCTCCGATGGTGTGAGGCACCCGGTTGCGACAAGAGTAAATGCAACAAGGAGGATGAGTAATCTCTCCATGTCTGTCATAAGGAGAGTGGAAGGTAAAAGTGAGATGGTCATTTGCTATTCAGAGTGGATTGTACTATATTCACCATGGCTTATTTGTCCCCACGTTTCCAATGGAGGTACCCCCCCCGCACTCCCGGAATGTGCTCCTGCAGCGGTTTGACAGCCGATTTAGTTCAAATATAACAATGTTTCATCCCGGTTGGCACATTCAGATAAGTGACAGAGAACAGCGAATTCCAGTTCAATGGAGCCCCACAAAAATGGGGAAGAAGAATAGAATGGTGTTACAACAGGAACATTCGCGATAGGTGCACAACCCGGATCCAAATAGACCCAATCCAGAAAAATAACATATTTATAATCTCCTTGCCACTGTAATGCATGGCGGGCCAATTCTGCGAGTCGTGCGGTGCACCGTTGAGAGACAGGGACAGGTTCTGTGAACAATGTGGCGCAGCCGTGGCAAATACCCCACGCGAGACGGCCAGCTCTGTTCATCCCGTGACAGGAAACAAGATGAAGAATCCAGTCGTGGCACTCATCCTCTCGTTCTTCTTTTCCGGACTCGGGTCTATTTACAACGGAGAGACTCTGAAGGGAATTGCAATTTACCTTGGGACACTCGTGGGATTTTTCATTTTCATCATTCCCGGCATTGTCGTTTGGATATACGGGATGTACGATGCCTACACGACGGCAAAGAAGATGAACGAAGGGACTATTCCATTCAAGGAAGCCAACGTTCTCGTCATGATTGTGTTTGTCGTGGTGACCCTCGTCATCGGGGGAATTGTATTGTTAGCCGGGTGGTTGGCTCTCTAAATTCATAATATCCCGCTACTTTGAGCCTGGAGCGAGGCAAGTGACCGGACATCTCCCAGACCCCCACCCTCGCGTGTCAAGACACCCGTCTCCTGTGGCGAGAGTCCCCTCCCCACCCCTCCTCGCTCCCCCGAACGATCGGGATCACCTATTCCCCCTCCTCTCACTCCCCCACCACGATGTCGTACACCGCGTGCCACCGGCCCGGCGAGTACGAGCGGACGTAACGCTCGGTCACCTCCCTGACAGGGAGGTTCTCCCTGAGTAAGGGGAGGAACTGGCCCTCCTCCTCCTCGAGGGCGTAGAAGTGGATCGTCGTTCCCGGCCGGGAGAGGGCAGCTGCCTGCGGGAGGAACCGGCAGGCCCCGAGCGGGAGGTTCATCACGATGCGGTCGAATTTCCGCGGGAGGATGAGGGGGAGGCGGGACGCGTCGGCCATGACGGGGAGAACGTTTCGAATCCTGTTCCTCGCGATATTCCTCGCGAGGAGCCATACTGCCGCGGGGTTGAGGTCGCACGCGACGACGAGGGCTGCCTTCCGGGCAAGCGCGAGCGCAAACGGCCCCACGCCCGCGAACATGTCGAGGACACGCTCGCCCTCCCTGGCCACCGAGAGGATCCTGCGGCGTTCCTCCGAGAGCCGGGGCGAGAAGTAGGCGGCCGAGAGGTCGACCGAGAAGACGAGGCCGTGTTCGCGGCAGGTGGTCTGTGTCGTCTCCGCGCCGGCGAGTACCCGGAACTTCCTCGTCCGATACTCCCCCTCGACGTCCCCGAGCGGGTAGAGGACGGTGTGGATCGAGGGGCGAAAGGAGAGGAGGCGCTCCGCGGCCGCGGGATCCTCCTCCTGCACGATCGCGATCCCGCCGACGATCTCGTGCCGGGGGAGCTCTGGCGGCGGCGGGACCGGCTCGAAGACGGCCCGATCCGCGCTCCCGATAGGCTCCCTGACGGGGAAGAGGACGACG of Methanolinea sp. contains these proteins:
- a CDS encoding tetratricopeptide repeat protein codes for the protein MTDMERLLILLVAFTLVATGCLTPSEEWNQQGEAYHVMGNYKEAVAAFDKAIAIDPQNHRAWTNRGLSLAAMGNAEESETSFARALAIEPGDIRTYYYQAISRNATGNRTGALESLDHAIAISPRDREQAIDLCHALILRGTLLTIENRTEEANASYRRAHEVMMSLL
- a CDS encoding zinc-ribbon domain-containing protein — encoded protein: MAGQFCESCGAPLRDRDRFCEQCGAAVANTPRETASSVHPVTGNKMKNPVVALILSFFFSGLGSIYNGETLKGIAIYLGTLVGFFIFIIPGIVVWIYGMYDAYTTAKKMNEGTIPFKEANVLVMIVFVVVTLVIGGIVLLAGWLAL
- a CDS encoding methyltransferase domain-containing protein, which produces MGIKMAEQWCVRVEKGRAEEVRRDLLSRGLLDTSFRPRREGDVVLFPVREPIGSADRAVFEPVPPPPELPRHEIVGGIAIVQEEDPAAAERLLSFRPSIHTVLYPLGDVEGEYRTRKFRVLAGAETTQTTCREHGLVFSVDLSAAYFSPRLSEERRRILSVAREGERVLDMFAGVGPFALALARKAALVVACDLNPAAVWLLARNIARNRIRNVLPVMADASRLPLILPRKFDRIVMNLPLGACRFLPQAAALSRPGTTIHFYALEEEEGQFLPLLRENLPVREVTERYVRSYSPGRWHAVYDIVVGE